Proteins encoded by one window of Acidobacteriota bacterium:
- a CDS encoding DUF1800 family protein: MRLNNRWRATAAGLFVLVCLCLVQTNSSAHATTFSAAPLAVTVTVDPVTVILPFNTTKQFKATVSGAANTAVTWCVNNIPNGNASVGTIDAAGNYKAPAALPPGNPVTVKAVSVADPNVSGSGAVTVVYPVAVFNWWSPSKVPLGNTTFDLYSNNNTFYNGAVVKLGGVALPTTYVSAGQLKATSNVLQSGSGYVTVTNPGAAASSSRLVEFGQGIVITVAPATATVATYAKQQFTATVTGAPTTQVYWGVVGGSVNGTISANGLYTAPNAVPAGPVTIRAAAAANTERQATATVTVVLGPPPSPTPTPMPSPMPSPSPSPSPVLSPSPSPSPSPSPSPAPAPTPDAQTLAVGRFLDQATFGPTSALMTYVKQVGINQYLDEQFLAPESVYPNGINSTATEMTDQFYLHFLNGQDQLRQRVIYALSEVITISRNKNYYPNMLIPWQQILSKHAFGNYKNLLKEITLDASMGNFLDMVNSTKPLGASGANENYARELMQLFSIGLYKLNPDGSQMLDAANKPIPTYNQTDVRQLALALTGWTFNRSGTPPTYPNPNYYPGPLYPLPSYHDTNSKTFLGTTLPANQTIQKDLDDVIDTIFNHPNVGPFICTRLIHALVTSNPSAAYVTRVVNVFNNNGLGVRGDLAAVIRAILMDQDARNDAPPNDFGRLRTPVQTHIALMRALGGTITPSLYAYVYDEMGESILNAPSVFGHYSALYRIPKQSPPLNGPEFQIHGPGETVNSGNFLWGFMNYYSTGIWDLSWLFALGGNHTACINAVDTLLLYGRMSPGMRQTLQTALQTSQTAGADAKHRALTVLYLTAMSSEYLVIR; encoded by the coding sequence ATGCGTCTCAATAACAGGTGGCGTGCGACAGCCGCAGGGCTGTTTGTACTGGTCTGTCTCTGCCTGGTGCAAACCAACTCGTCAGCTCATGCGACGACTTTTTCAGCAGCACCCCTGGCAGTGACGGTGACGGTGGATCCGGTCACAGTGATCTTACCTTTCAACACAACCAAACAATTCAAAGCGACGGTCAGCGGCGCGGCGAATACGGCGGTGACCTGGTGCGTCAATAACATCCCCAACGGCAATGCCTCGGTCGGGACGATTGATGCGGCGGGGAATTACAAAGCCCCCGCCGCCTTGCCGCCCGGCAATCCGGTGACGGTCAAAGCCGTGAGCGTGGCCGATCCCAATGTTTCGGGCAGCGGCGCGGTGACGGTGGTATATCCGGTCGCGGTGTTTAACTGGTGGTCACCGAGCAAAGTGCCGCTGGGCAATACGACCTTCGATCTCTATAGCAATAACAATACGTTTTATAACGGCGCGGTCGTCAAGTTGGGCGGGGTGGCCTTGCCGACGACCTATGTTTCGGCGGGCCAGTTAAAAGCCACCAGCAATGTGCTGCAATCGGGCAGCGGCTACGTCACGGTGACGAATCCTGGGGCGGCTGCTTCGAGTTCGCGACTGGTCGAATTCGGGCAAGGCATTGTCATTACAGTTGCGCCCGCGACAGCCACGGTGGCGACGTATGCCAAACAGCAATTCACCGCCACCGTCACAGGCGCGCCAACGACCCAAGTGTATTGGGGCGTGGTGGGCGGCAGCGTCAATGGCACGATTTCAGCGAACGGTTTGTACACTGCGCCGAATGCCGTGCCTGCCGGGCCGGTGACGATTCGCGCGGCTGCGGCTGCCAATACAGAGCGGCAAGCCACGGCCACTGTGACCGTAGTATTGGGGCCGCCGCCATCACCCACGCCAACGCCGATGCCGTCACCGATGCCATCACCATCACCATCGCCGAGTCCTGTGCTTTCACCTTCGCCAAGTCCATCACCTTCCCCCTCGCCCTCGCCCGCGCCCGCGCCGACGCCCGATGCGCAAACATTGGCTGTCGGACGCTTTCTGGATCAGGCGACCTTTGGGCCGACGTCGGCGTTGATGACATACGTCAAGCAGGTCGGTATCAATCAATATCTGGACGAGCAGTTCCTCGCGCCCGAGTCAGTCTATCCGAATGGCATCAACTCGACGGCGACCGAGATGACCGATCAGTTTTACCTGCACTTCCTCAACGGGCAGGATCAGTTGCGGCAGCGGGTGATTTACGCGCTCAGCGAAGTCATCACGATTTCGCGCAACAAGAACTATTACCCGAACATGCTCATCCCCTGGCAGCAGATTTTGAGCAAGCACGCCTTTGGCAATTACAAGAACCTGCTCAAGGAAATCACGCTCGACGCTTCGATGGGCAATTTCCTGGACATGGTCAACAGCACCAAACCGCTTGGTGCGAGCGGCGCGAATGAAAATTACGCGCGCGAATTGATGCAGTTGTTCAGCATCGGCCTGTACAAGCTCAATCCGGACGGTTCGCAGATGCTGGACGCCGCCAACAAACCGATTCCGACCTATAACCAAACCGACGTGCGGCAATTGGCGCTGGCCTTGACCGGCTGGACGTTCAACCGCAGCGGCACACCGCCGACCTATCCGAACCCGAACTACTACCCGGGGCCGCTGTATCCGCTGCCGTCTTATCACGACACCAACTCAAAAACCTTCCTGGGCACGACGCTGCCCGCGAATCAGACCATCCAGAAAGACCTGGACGACGTGATTGACACGATCTTCAATCACCCGAACGTCGGGCCATTCATCTGCACCCGCCTGATTCACGCGCTGGTGACGAGCAATCCGTCAGCAGCGTATGTCACGCGCGTTGTGAATGTCTTCAACAACAACGGCCTTGGCGTGCGCGGCGACCTGGCCGCCGTCATCCGCGCCATTTTGATGGATCAGGACGCGCGCAATGACGCGCCGCCGAATGATTTCGGACGCTTGCGCACGCCCGTGCAAACGCACATCGCGCTGATGCGCGCGTTGGGCGGCACGATTACGCCGAGCCTCTACGCCTACGTTTATGACGAAATGGGCGAGAGCATTCTCAATGCCCCGTCGGTCTTCGGTCATTACTCGGCGCTCTATCGCATCCCGAAACAGTCGCCGCCGCTCAACGGCCCCGAATTCCAGATTCACGGGCCGGGCGAGACGGTCAACAGCGGCAACTTCCTGTGGGGCTTTATGAACTACTACAGCACCGGCATCTGGGATTTGTCCTGGCTGTTTGCGCTGGGCGGCAATCACACGGCCTGCATCAATGCGGTAGACACCTTGCTGCTCTATGGCCGTATGTCGCCCGGCATGCGCCAAACGCTGCAAACCGCGTTGCAAACGTCGCAAACCGCTGGGGCCGATGCCAAACACCGCGCCCTGACCGTGCTCTATCTGACGGCGATGTCGAGCGAGTATTTGGTGATTCGGTA
- a CDS encoding IPT/TIG domain-containing protein, producing MKLRNQFSSKSVLTSRAQLHVVQFGALVCVNLLLFSGLSFIGNARGFSAPFQTPAAFSSLSAASFETNLTPEGIAAGFGSNLAPSTASATTTPLPTTLNTISVTVNGVNAGLFFVSSGQINYLIPAGTAAGEATVNVLRSGVITHTGKVTIVSAAPAIFTANSNGTGVPAAIVLRVATNGAQTTETIAQLVSNRWQTKAINLGPTGERVFLILFLCGIRGLPNSDGNSGNGVAENVRVLIGGIEQTPIFANKQGGLVGVDQINVEIPRELLGRGKIKTAVIGGGLSSLEVEIEIAGATGTNPPTVTSFAPTLATASETLNINGVGFSTVAANNLVRVNGLETSVESAAATQLIVRVPYGAEAGRVIVRTTTGEGSSNSDVSVRTTISGLTTDTNGNPLPGVEVSYGAFKTTTRNDGTYLLRDVPAGFGTLKIDPSKLSLTPAMQPYSKIATATANRDNLQTTTALQTVSGEAASIQTQGSGAAEEGDFTQHRLLAPNGTITTGNVTFSFDDNTVGTFPAGVTDGRIYLTVLTNSRTPTPLPAGIFSSTIAQLSPIGVKLAPGGKLTFPNTDGLAANAQARLYKLDQTAGSPTLGQFVDVGVATVSADGQRVETGANAITETSIYFAALARPLTTVTGRVVDSDNTTPVRRALVTLRGQQTFTDGNGSFTLRNIPVPANNLLNIEASFVRPTGRTDSVTRNNIAVGANGLTHITPDLVLPSPTTQPNRPPSLIAPTLLTATEGQTRNIPLVVSDPDSDQPVQLVLTSPNFVTLVLIQNIANIRIAPPAGSAGTYPLTLKATDNQNAVTTLNASLTVTGNRAPVLSVPLAQTASVGQQLAFNVSASDPDADQTVTLMATSLPSGASFVQTSATTGRFTWTPTANQTGLATATFTATDNGSPVMTDRKSVAINVGGAITQWAQTAGPEGAVIRVLLVSGNNFFAGTDGGVFRSANDGASWTPANNGLAGQFVSALTTNGTALFAGTYGTSLLGGAGIFRSTDNGANWTPASNGLSTPNVFALGASGTTVFAGLVSGGIARTTDNGANWAATGAGLSQQLVYAFAALGSNVFAGTLTGGVFRSTDNGTNWTAVNTGLTFPSISSFAVINTTLFAGTNGGGVFRSTDNGANWTAVNAGLGIQAISSLAVSGTTLYAGSQVGGVFRSTDNGANWSAVNNGLANQFINALAARGTAVVAGANSGALRSADSGANWAAANTGLSGQFIFALAVNGANLFASTYSGVFRTTNNGAAWTLVNNGLGNRIILSLLVTGTTLYAGSEGDGVFRTTDNGANWTPANNGLLDRAITGLAMSGNTLFAATAGSGIYRSTDNGATWTGANTGLGSLNILSIVASGSTVFVGTDQAGVFRSTDGGNNWAAVNTGLSSLTAYSLGLNGTTLFVGTPTGLFRSSDNGATWTAANTGLTGVLVSSFAASGQNLFVGSAFGGVFRSINNGGLWTPFNEGLPNLFVKALVVSGNSLAAGNIGSSVFTRPLP from the coding sequence ATGAAACTCCGAAATCAATTTTCTTCCAAGTCAGTTCTCACCAGCCGCGCACAGTTGCACGTTGTTCAATTCGGCGCGCTCGTCTGCGTCAATTTGCTCTTGTTCAGCGGGCTGAGTTTCATTGGCAATGCGCGTGGCTTCAGCGCGCCGTTTCAAACGCCAGCGGCGTTCAGTTCCCTGTCCGCCGCCAGTTTTGAAACTAACCTCACGCCCGAAGGCATCGCCGCCGGTTTTGGCAGCAATCTCGCACCGAGTACCGCATCGGCCACCACCACGCCGCTGCCGACCACGCTCAACACGATTTCGGTGACGGTCAACGGTGTCAACGCGGGGTTGTTCTTTGTCTCATCAGGCCAGATCAACTATTTGATCCCGGCGGGCACGGCGGCGGGTGAAGCAACCGTCAATGTCTTGCGTAGCGGCGTCATCACGCACACCGGCAAAGTGACCATCGTCAGCGCCGCACCCGCCATCTTCACCGCCAACTCCAACGGCACAGGCGTCCCCGCCGCCATCGTCTTGCGTGTGGCGACGAACGGCGCGCAAACCACCGAAACCATCGCCCAACTGGTCAGCAATCGCTGGCAAACCAAAGCCATCAACCTGGGGCCGACGGGCGAGCGCGTCTTTCTGATTTTGTTTCTCTGCGGCATTCGCGGCTTGCCTAACAGCGATGGCAACAGCGGCAACGGCGTGGCCGAGAATGTGCGCGTGTTGATCGGTGGCATCGAACAGACACCGATATTCGCCAACAAACAGGGCGGCCTCGTGGGTGTAGATCAGATCAACGTCGAAATCCCGCGCGAATTGCTGGGGCGCGGCAAAATCAAAACCGCAGTGATTGGCGGCGGACTCTCTTCGCTCGAAGTCGAAATCGAAATCGCGGGCGCGACGGGCACGAACCCGCCGACCGTGACGAGTTTCGCGCCCACGCTCGCCACCGCAAGCGAAACACTCAACATCAACGGCGTCGGCTTTTCGACGGTGGCCGCGAACAACCTGGTGCGCGTCAATGGGCTGGAAACCTCGGTCGAATCGGCTGCGGCCACGCAATTGATCGTGCGTGTGCCTTACGGCGCGGAAGCCGGCCGCGTCATCGTGCGCACGACAACCGGCGAGGGTTCGAGCAACAGCGATGTCAGCGTGCGCACGACCATCAGCGGTCTCACCACCGACACGAATGGAAATCCGCTGCCCGGCGTCGAAGTCAGCTATGGCGCATTCAAAACCACGACGCGCAATGACGGCACCTATCTGTTGCGCGATGTGCCCGCCGGTTTCGGCACGCTCAAAATTGACCCGTCAAAATTGTCACTGACCCCGGCGATGCAACCCTACAGCAAAATCGCCACGGCCACCGCCAACCGCGACAACCTGCAAACCACCACCGCGCTGCAAACCGTCTCTGGCGAAGCCGCTTCGATTCAAACGCAAGGCAGCGGCGCGGCTGAAGAAGGCGACTTCACGCAACACCGCCTGCTCGCGCCCAACGGCACGATCACGACCGGCAATGTGACATTCAGTTTTGACGACAACACGGTCGGCACCTTTCCCGCCGGTGTCACCGATGGCCGCATTTACCTGACGGTGCTCACCAACAGCCGCACGCCGACGCCGCTGCCCGCCGGGATTTTCAGTTCGACCATTGCGCAACTTTCACCCATCGGCGTCAAACTCGCGCCGGGCGGCAAGCTGACGTTTCCCAACACCGACGGCTTGGCGGCGAATGCACAGGCGCGGCTTTACAAACTGGATCAAACCGCTGGCAGCCCGACGCTGGGCCAGTTCGTTGACGTAGGCGTCGCCACCGTTTCCGCCGACGGCCAGCGCGTCGAAACCGGCGCGAATGCGATCACCGAAACCAGCATCTATTTCGCCGCGCTCGCGCGTCCGCTGACCACCGTCACGGGCCGCGTGGTAGACAGCGATAACACAACGCCCGTGCGCCGCGCGCTGGTCACTTTGCGCGGGCAACAAACGTTCACGGATGGCAACGGCAGCTTTACGCTGCGCAACATTCCCGTCCCGGCCAATAACCTGCTGAACATCGAAGCCAGTTTCGTGCGACCAACTGGCCGTACCGACAGCGTGACGCGCAACAACATCGCCGTCGGCGCGAACGGGCTGACGCACATCACGCCCGACTTGGTGCTGCCTTCGCCAACGACGCAACCCAATCGTCCGCCGTCATTGATCGCGCCGACGCTGCTGACCGCTACCGAAGGCCAGACGCGCAACATCCCGCTGGTGGTGAGCGATCCTGATTCCGATCAACCCGTGCAACTGGTTCTGACCAGCCCCAACTTCGTCACGCTGGTGCTCATTCAAAACATCGCCAACATACGCATCGCCCCGCCCGCAGGCTCGGCGGGAACGTATCCGCTGACCTTGAAGGCCACCGATAACCAGAACGCCGTCACGACGCTGAACGCCTCGCTCACCGTCACGGGCAATCGCGCGCCTGTGCTATCCGTGCCGCTGGCGCAAACGGCCAGCGTTGGACAGCAACTCGCCTTCAACGTTTCGGCGTCAGACCCGGATGCGGATCAGACAGTAACGCTGATGGCAACCAGTCTGCCCAGCGGCGCAAGCTTCGTGCAGACGAGCGCGACGACCGGGCGCTTTACCTGGACGCCCACCGCCAATCAAACCGGCCTGGCGACCGCGACCTTCACGGCCACCGACAACGGCAGCCCAGTCATGACCGACCGCAAGTCAGTGGCGATCAACGTCGGCGGCGCAATTACGCAATGGGCGCAAACGGCGGGGCCAGAGGGCGCGGTGATCAGAGTTTTGTTGGTCAGCGGCAACAATTTCTTTGCCGGCACCGATGGCGGCGTCTTCCGTTCGGCCAATGATGGAGCCAGTTGGACGCCCGCCAACAACGGCTTGGCTGGCCAGTTCGTCTCAGCACTGACGACCAACGGGACGGCGTTGTTTGCGGGCACCTACGGAACCAGTCTGCTGGGCGGCGCTGGTATTTTCCGTTCGACCGACAACGGAGCGAATTGGACGCCCGCCAGTAACGGGTTGAGCACGCCGAATGTTTTCGCTTTGGGCGCGAGCGGCACTACGGTGTTTGCGGGTCTGGTGTCCGGCGGGATTGCTCGCACCACCGACAACGGCGCGAATTGGGCCGCCACCGGCGCGGGGTTGAGCCAACAACTCGTCTACGCTTTTGCCGCGCTTGGCTCCAACGTCTTCGCGGGCACGCTGACAGGCGGCGTCTTCCGTTCAACTGACAATGGCACGAATTGGACAGCCGTCAACACAGGGTTGACCTTTCCCTCGATTTCATCCTTCGCCGTCATCAACACGACGCTTTTTGCGGGCACCAATGGCGGCGGGGTTTTCCGTTCGACCGACAATGGCGCGAACTGGACGGCGGTCAATGCGGGTTTGGGCATTCAGGCCATTTCCTCATTGGCCGTGAGCGGGACGACGCTCTATGCCGGATCGCAGGTGGGCGGCGTCTTCCGTTCGACCGACAACGGCGCGAATTGGTCGGCGGTCAACAACGGCCTGGCGAATCAGTTCATCAATGCGCTGGCCGCGCGCGGCACAGCCGTGGTCGCGGGCGCGAACAGCGGGGCTTTGCGCAGTGCCGATAGCGGCGCGAATTGGGCCGCCGCCAACACGGGCCTCAGCGGGCAATTCATTTTTGCGCTGGCCGTCAACGGCGCGAATCTGTTCGCCAGCACCTATAGCGGCGTCTTCCGCACGACGAACAACGGCGCGGCCTGGACGCTGGTCAACAACGGGCTGGGCAATCGCATCATTCTGTCGTTGCTGGTGACGGGCACGACGCTCTATGCCGGCAGCGAAGGCGATGGCGTCTTCCGCACGACCGACAACGGCGCGAATTGGACGCCCGCCAACAATGGCTTGCTGGATCGCGCGATTACGGGCTTGGCGATGAGCGGCAATACGTTATTCGCCGCGACGGCGGGCAGCGGGATTTATCGTTCGACCGACAACGGCGCTACGTGGACGGGAGCGAATACAGGTTTGGGCAGCTTGAATATCCTGTCCATCGTCGCCAGCGGTAGTACGGTCTTTGTCGGCACCGATCAAGCGGGCGTCTTCCGCTCCACCGACGGCGGCAACAATTGGGCGGCGGTGAATACGGGCCTCTCCAGCCTCACGGCCTATTCGCTGGGACTGAACGGCACGACGCTCTTTGTCGGCACCCCCACCGGCCTCTTCCGCAGCAGCGACAACGGCGCGACCTGGACGGCGGCCAACACCGGCCTCACCGGCGTGCTGGTGTCATCCTTTGCCGCCAGCGGTCAGAACCTGTTCGTCGGTTCAGCCTTTGGCGGCGTCTTCCGCTCAATCAATAACGGCGGACTCTGGACGCCTTTCAACGAAGGTCTCCCTAACCTCTTTGTCAAAGCCCTCGTCGTCAGCGGCAACAGCCTGGCGGCAGGCAATATCGGCAGTTCGGTGTTCACCCGGCCGTTGCCGTAA